A genome region from Rhodanobacter thiooxydans includes the following:
- the ispG gene encoding flavodoxin-dependent (E)-4-hydroxy-3-methylbut-2-enyl-diphosphate synthase gives MSELVSQQPRPAAPAQRRPSVAVQIGKVTVGGGAPVVVQSMTNTDTEDPASTAKQIAELARAGSELVRITVNTPTAAAAVPRIAERLAMMGVEVPIVGDFHYNGHQLLEREPACAEVLAKYRINPGNVGFGKKHESQFGAIIDKALRYGKPVRIGANWGSLDQGMLTALMDENARRAEPWDASHVAREALIRSALDSAVLAEKIGLPRERIILSCKVSGVQELIAVYRDLAARCDYALHLGLTEAGMGSKGITASSAALAVLLQEGIGDTIRISLTPEPGASRTGEVIVAQELLQTMGLRSFTPLVTACPGCGRTTSEFFQELAKTVQEHVREQMPVWRVKYDGVENLTLAVMGCIVNGPGESKHANIGISLPGNGEAPAAPVFIDGEKAMTLRGDNIANEFVGILDDYVARKYAVRAG, from the coding sequence ATGAGTGAGCTTGTTTCGCAACAACCGCGCCCAGCCGCTCCGGCACAGCGCCGGCCCAGCGTGGCCGTGCAGATCGGCAAGGTGACGGTGGGCGGTGGCGCGCCGGTGGTGGTGCAGTCGATGACCAACACCGACACCGAGGACCCGGCCAGCACTGCGAAACAGATTGCCGAGCTGGCCCGCGCCGGTTCCGAGCTGGTGCGCATCACGGTGAACACGCCGACCGCCGCCGCCGCCGTGCCGCGGATCGCCGAACGGCTGGCGATGATGGGGGTGGAGGTGCCGATCGTGGGCGACTTCCACTACAACGGCCACCAGCTGCTGGAACGCGAGCCGGCCTGCGCCGAAGTGCTGGCGAAGTACCGCATCAACCCTGGCAACGTCGGCTTCGGCAAGAAGCATGAAAGCCAGTTCGGCGCGATCATCGACAAGGCGCTGCGCTACGGCAAGCCGGTACGCATCGGCGCGAACTGGGGCTCGCTGGATCAGGGCATGCTCACCGCGCTGATGGACGAGAACGCCCGCCGCGCCGAGCCGTGGGACGCCAGCCACGTGGCGCGCGAGGCGCTGATCCGCTCGGCGCTGGATTCGGCGGTGCTGGCCGAGAAGATCGGCCTGCCGCGCGAGCGCATCATCCTCTCGTGCAAGGTCTCCGGCGTGCAGGAGCTGATCGCGGTGTACCGCGACCTGGCCGCGCGCTGCGACTACGCGCTGCACCTGGGCCTGACCGAGGCGGGCATGGGTTCCAAGGGCATCACCGCGTCCAGCGCCGCGCTGGCGGTGCTGCTGCAGGAAGGCATCGGCGACACCATCCGCATCTCGCTGACACCGGAGCCAGGCGCTTCGCGCACCGGCGAGGTGATCGTGGCGCAGGAGCTGCTGCAGACCATGGGCCTGCGCTCGTTCACCCCGCTGGTCACCGCCTGCCCGGGCTGCGGCCGCACCACCAGCGAGTTCTTCCAGGAACTGGCCAAGACCGTGCAGGAACACGTGCGCGAGCAGATGCCGGTGTGGCGCGTCAAGTACGACGGCGTGGAGAACCTCACCCTGGCGGTGATGGGCTGCATCGTCAACGGTCCGGGCGAATCCAAGCACGCCAACATCGGCATCTCGCTGCCGGGCAACGGCGAGGCGCCGGCGGCGCCGGTGTTCATCGACGGCGAGAAGGCGATGACGCTGCGCGGCGACAACATCGCCAACGAGTTCGTCGGCATCCTGGATGACTACGTGGCCCGCAAGTATGCCGTGCGGGCTGGCTGA
- the ccoN gene encoding cytochrome-c oxidase, cbb3-type subunit I, which translates to MPNTEYYNDKVVRQFLLAAAVWGIIGMSVGVYAAAELMWPALNFEIPWLTFSRLRPDHTFGVIFAFGGSALMGTCYYVVQRTGHARLALGKLAGFTFWGWQLVCVLAMTTMPLGLTQSKEYAEPEWFVDILIAVVWVSFGVVFFGSLARRRIKHIYVANWYYGAFIIAVGLLHIVNNLAIPVSWTKSYPIYSGVVDAMVQWWYGHNAVAFFLTAGFLGMMYYFVPRQAQQPLWSYRFSIVNFWALISVYMWAGAHHLMYTALPDWVQSVGMAFSLVLLMPSWGSAANGLLTFNGSWYKLKTDPAAKFMVMSLVFYAASTFEGSMMAIKTVNQFTHYTDWTIAHVHSGSLGWVAMITIGSLYAMAPRALGRPEMYSHKGMEVHFWLHMLGTLFYVGAMWTAGGVEGHMWRATQPDGALTYGFLDSLIAIKPMYVIRWLGGVLILSGMWVMAWNLWHTAADARARLIKPIPVPVPEPVPHQVPAPLPAAG; encoded by the coding sequence ATGCCGAACACCGAGTACTACAATGACAAGGTCGTGCGCCAGTTCCTGCTGGCTGCGGCCGTGTGGGGCATCATCGGCATGTCGGTCGGCGTGTATGCCGCCGCCGAGCTGATGTGGCCCGCACTGAATTTCGAGATCCCCTGGCTGACCTTCAGCCGGCTCCGCCCCGACCATACCTTCGGCGTGATCTTCGCCTTCGGCGGCTCGGCGCTGATGGGTACCTGCTACTATGTGGTGCAGCGCACCGGCCACGCGCGGCTGGCACTGGGCAAGCTGGCCGGCTTCACCTTCTGGGGTTGGCAACTGGTCTGCGTGCTGGCGATGACCACGATGCCGCTGGGGCTGACCCAGAGCAAGGAATACGCCGAGCCGGAATGGTTCGTCGACATCCTGATCGCGGTGGTGTGGGTGAGCTTCGGCGTGGTGTTCTTCGGCTCGCTGGCGCGCCGGCGCATCAAGCACATCTACGTGGCGAACTGGTACTACGGCGCGTTCATCATCGCGGTGGGCCTGCTGCACATCGTCAACAATCTGGCGATCCCGGTGTCCTGGACCAAGTCCTACCCGATCTACTCGGGCGTGGTCGACGCGATGGTGCAGTGGTGGTACGGCCACAACGCGGTGGCATTCTTCCTCACCGCCGGCTTCCTCGGCATGATGTACTACTTCGTGCCGCGGCAGGCGCAGCAGCCGCTGTGGAGCTACCGCTTCTCGATCGTCAATTTCTGGGCGCTGATCTCGGTCTACATGTGGGCCGGCGCGCACCACCTGATGTACACGGCGCTGCCGGACTGGGTGCAATCAGTCGGCATGGCGTTCTCGCTGGTGCTGCTGATGCCGAGCTGGGGCTCGGCCGCCAACGGTCTGCTCACCTTCAACGGCTCCTGGTACAAGCTCAAAACCGATCCCGCCGCGAAATTCATGGTGATGTCGCTGGTGTTCTACGCCGCCTCGACCTTCGAAGGCTCGATGATGGCGATCAAGACAGTGAACCAGTTCACCCACTACACCGACTGGACCATCGCCCACGTGCACTCCGGCTCGCTGGGCTGGGTGGCGATGATCACCATCGGCTCGCTGTACGCGATGGCGCCGCGCGCGCTGGGCCGCCCGGAGATGTACTCGCACAAGGGCATGGAAGTGCATTTCTGGCTGCACATGCTGGGCACCCTGTTCTATGTGGGCGCAATGTGGACCGCCGGCGGCGTAGAAGGCCACATGTGGCGCGCCACCCAGCCCGACGGGGCGCTCACCTACGGCTTCCTCGACAGCCTGATCGCGATCAAGCCGATGTACGTGATCCGCTGGCTGGGCGGCGTGCTGATCCTGTCCGGCATGTGGGTGATGGCGTGGAACCTGTGGCACACCGCAGCGGATGCGCGCGCGCGGCTGATCAAGCCGATTCCGGTGCCGGTGCCCGAACCCGTGCCGCACCAGGTGCCGGCACCGCTGCCTGCAGCCGGTTGA
- the ccoO gene encoding cytochrome-c oxidase, cbb3-type subunit II: MAYKHFEAIEKHAGLLGIGIAIMVSLGGLAEITPLFVEAHSLKAPPNVHPYDPLRLAGKDVYVREGCYLCHSQMIRALRFETERYGHFSTAAESVYDRPFQWGSKRTGPDLARVGGKYSDDWQRKHLLDPRQVVPQSNMPAYPWLVGKKLDAADIQARMRVLRKLGDPYSDADIAGAPAAVEGKTEMDALIAYLQGLGIRNEPDAATASTGTGGTP, translated from the coding sequence ATGGCTTACAAGCATTTCGAAGCAATCGAGAAACACGCCGGCCTGCTCGGCATCGGCATCGCGATCATGGTGTCGCTGGGCGGGCTGGCCGAGATCACCCCGCTGTTCGTCGAGGCGCATTCGCTGAAGGCGCCGCCGAACGTGCATCCCTACGACCCGCTGCGGCTGGCCGGCAAGGACGTCTACGTGCGCGAGGGCTGCTACCTGTGCCACTCGCAGATGATCCGCGCGCTGCGCTTCGAGACCGAGCGCTACGGCCACTTCTCGACCGCCGCCGAATCGGTCTACGACCGCCCGTTCCAGTGGGGCTCCAAGCGCACCGGCCCGGATCTCGCCCGCGTCGGCGGCAAGTACTCCGACGACTGGCAGCGCAAGCATCTGCTGGACCCGCGCCAGGTGGTGCCGCAGTCGAACATGCCGGCCTACCCTTGGCTGGTCGGCAAGAAGCTCGACGCCGCCGACATCCAGGCGCGCATGCGCGTCCTGCGCAAGCTGGGCGACCCGTACAGCGACGCCGACATTGCCGGCGCGCCCGCCGCGGTGGAAGGCAAGACCGAAATGGACGCGCTGATCGCGTACCTGCAGGGCCTGGGCATCAGGAACGAGCCTGACGCCGCCACCGCCTCGACCGGTACCGGGGGCACGCCATGA
- a CDS encoding cbb3-type cytochrome oxidase subunit 3, which produces MTPMSPVWGHVAGVFILLMMFSFIGIWVWAWRKYHKPTFNRLARLPMEDEPASDNSEDRP; this is translated from the coding sequence ATGACTCCGATGAGCCCGGTCTGGGGCCACGTCGCCGGCGTGTTCATCCTGCTGATGATGTTCAGCTTCATCGGTATCTGGGTCTGGGCCTGGCGCAAGTACCACAAGCCCACCTTCAACCGCCTGGCGCGTCTGCCGATGGAAGACGAGCCCGCGTCCGACAACAGCGAGGATCGCCCATGA
- the ccoP gene encoding cytochrome-c oxidase, cbb3-type subunit III, giving the protein MSTGWSFWVMFLVVLNMGITFFLYLWGPRAKIPTLPDGTSGHVWAHGVLREGVRPLPLWWVLLSGAMFVAGFVYLALFPGFGNFKGVLGWTSHGELANAVAANDAKRAPLVERFKLYPVEQLASDPAALQMGKVLFEDNCAACHQRSAKGNVALGAPDLSDNDWLYGGSGSDITTSIHDGRSGVMPPWASLGADNVKNLAQYVLSLSGSPHDAAKAAAGQPLFATCAACHGADGKGNQALGAPNLTDHIWLHGGSVADIEKTIGEGRQGHMPAWSPRLSDDQIRVLAAYVYHQSHQGDAGKP; this is encoded by the coding sequence ATGAGTACGGGATGGTCGTTTTGGGTGATGTTCCTGGTGGTGCTCAACATGGGCATCACGTTCTTCCTGTACCTGTGGGGACCGCGCGCGAAGATCCCCACCCTGCCCGACGGCACCAGCGGCCACGTGTGGGCCCACGGCGTGCTGCGCGAGGGCGTGCGCCCGCTGCCGCTGTGGTGGGTGCTGCTTTCCGGCGCGATGTTCGTGGCCGGCTTCGTCTACCTGGCGCTGTTCCCCGGCTTCGGCAACTTCAAGGGCGTGCTGGGCTGGACCTCGCACGGCGAACTGGCCAACGCGGTAGCCGCCAACGACGCGAAGCGCGCACCGCTGGTCGAGCGCTTCAAGCTGTATCCGGTGGAACAACTGGCGAGCGACCCCGCAGCGCTGCAGATGGGCAAGGTGCTGTTCGAGGACAACTGCGCGGCCTGCCACCAGCGCAGCGCGAAAGGCAACGTGGCGCTCGGCGCGCCCGACCTCAGCGACAACGACTGGCTCTACGGCGGCAGCGGCAGCGACATCACCACCTCGATCCACGACGGCCGCAGCGGCGTGATGCCGCCGTGGGCCAGCCTGGGCGCTGACAACGTGAAGAACCTGGCGCAGTACGTGCTGAGCCTGTCCGGTTCGCCGCACGACGCCGCCAAGGCCGCCGCCGGCCAGCCGCTGTTCGCCACCTGTGCGGCCTGCCATGGTGCCGACGGCAAGGGCAACCAGGCGCTGGGCGCGCCGAATCTCACCGACCACATATGGCTGCACGGCGGCAGCGTGGCCGACATCGAGAAGACCATCGGCGAGGGTCGCCAGGGCCACATGCCAGCGTGGAGCCCGCGTCTGTCCGACGACCAGATCCGCGTGCTCGCCGCCTACGTCTACCATCAGTCGCACCAGGGCGATGCCGGCAAGCCATGA
- a CDS encoding heavy metal translocating P-type ATPase, with product MNAYAAWAHPQLAAQVLRPRRDGCSEIALRVEALNDARQVLWLEQRISALPGVQRVAIDRPAQRVRVVWDARRMSLPTLLDNFAAANCPAQPLQHGSIDDARAHEQHDALKRLLVAGMCSMQVMTYAFVIYIGVVDFVDFSTRSLFRWLGLLTTLPVVFYSALPFFRGAIRELGERRLGINLPVALAVLLVFLASAFHTLRGSGEIYFDSVTMFVFLLLAGRYVELRSRHRSGALGDAAIDATPLLAQRRRADGELETVAAIALLPGDRVHVAEGEAVPADGVLESAGARVDEALLSGESRPVRRQRGERLVAGSVLLSGPVELRVEHGGSASTAARLGALADRARQARARVAPSDRVIGRFVARVLVLTALTALGWLLVDPSRAFEAAVAVLVVACPCSFALARPAALTRALGVLAARGVLVTDGKALEALARVDYALFDKTGTLGVPKLDRRGIEPLRGDTPERVLQLAAALAHESSHPLARALADAARQQALALQAQSVRVHAGAGISGEADGRTLRLGRADFALAPSGGQLPADADALVLADADGAIAAFHLVEQPRAGARRLLDALRADGIAVAIASGDHAARVAALADRLDVADRHARQSPEDKLARLQAAHAEGRITLAVGDGSNDAPLLAGADVSAALASGTELAQSHADLLLLDGHLGSLADARAIARQLQRVIRQGRHWSLWYNLAAVPFAAFGLVTPWLAAIGMSLSSLLVVLYALRVGCGAPGPVDAPHPPLHPRELHA from the coding sequence ATGAACGCCTACGCGGCCTGGGCCCATCCGCAACTCGCCGCGCAGGTCCTGCGCCCGCGCCGCGACGGCTGCAGCGAAATCGCCCTGCGCGTCGAAGCTCTGAACGATGCGCGCCAGGTGCTCTGGCTGGAGCAGCGCATCAGCGCCCTGCCCGGCGTGCAGCGCGTGGCGATCGACCGGCCGGCACAACGCGTGCGGGTGGTATGGGACGCACGGCGCATGTCGCTGCCGACCCTGCTCGACAACTTCGCCGCCGCGAACTGCCCGGCGCAGCCGCTGCAGCACGGCAGCATCGACGACGCCCGCGCGCACGAGCAGCACGACGCACTGAAGCGCCTGCTGGTCGCCGGCATGTGCTCGATGCAGGTGATGACCTATGCATTCGTGATCTACATCGGCGTAGTCGATTTCGTCGACTTCAGCACGCGCAGCCTGTTCCGCTGGCTGGGCCTGCTGACCACCCTGCCGGTAGTGTTCTACTCGGCGCTGCCGTTCTTCCGCGGCGCCATACGCGAACTGGGCGAGCGGCGGCTCGGCATCAACCTGCCGGTGGCGCTGGCGGTGCTGCTGGTGTTCCTGGCCAGCGCTTTCCATACGTTGCGCGGCAGCGGCGAGATCTACTTCGACTCGGTGACCATGTTCGTGTTCCTGCTGCTCGCCGGGCGCTACGTGGAACTGCGCTCGCGCCACCGCAGCGGTGCGCTTGGCGATGCCGCCATCGACGCCACGCCGTTGCTGGCGCAACGCCGCCGCGCCGATGGCGAGCTGGAAACCGTGGCCGCGATCGCCCTGCTGCCGGGCGACCGCGTGCACGTCGCCGAGGGCGAGGCGGTGCCGGCGGACGGCGTGCTCGAGAGTGCCGGCGCGCGGGTGGACGAAGCCCTGCTGTCGGGCGAGTCGCGCCCGGTACGCCGGCAGCGCGGCGAGCGCCTGGTGGCTGGCAGCGTGCTGCTGTCCGGGCCGGTCGAGTTGCGTGTGGAGCACGGCGGCAGCGCCTCCACCGCGGCGCGGCTGGGCGCACTGGCCGACCGCGCCCGCCAGGCCCGCGCGCGGGTGGCGCCGAGCGACCGCGTAATCGGCCGCTTCGTGGCCCGCGTGCTGGTGCTGACCGCGCTGACCGCGCTGGGCTGGCTGCTGGTCGACCCGTCGCGCGCCTTCGAGGCGGCAGTGGCGGTGCTGGTGGTGGCGTGCCCTTGCTCGTTCGCGCTGGCTCGCCCGGCCGCGCTGACCCGCGCGCTGGGCGTGCTGGCCGCACGCGGCGTGCTGGTCACCGACGGCAAGGCGCTGGAAGCACTGGCCCGGGTCGACTACGCGCTGTTCGACAAGACCGGCACCCTCGGCGTGCCAAAGCTTGACCGCCGCGGCATCGAGCCGCTGCGAGGAGACACGCCCGAGCGGGTGCTGCAGCTGGCCGCTGCGCTGGCCCATGAAAGTTCGCACCCGCTGGCCCGCGCGCTGGCCGACGCTGCACGCCAGCAGGCGCTGGCGCTGCAGGCGCAGTCGGTGCGGGTCCACGCCGGTGCCGGCATCAGCGGCGAGGCCGACGGCCGCACGTTGCGCCTGGGCCGTGCCGACTTCGCGCTGGCGCCCAGTGGCGGCCAGTTGCCGGCCGACGCCGACGCGCTGGTGCTGGCCGATGCCGACGGCGCAATTGCCGCCTTCCACCTCGTCGAGCAGCCGCGCGCCGGGGCGCGCCGCCTGCTCGACGCGCTGCGTGCCGACGGCATCGCCGTCGCCATCGCCAGCGGCGACCACGCCGCCCGCGTGGCCGCGCTGGCCGACCGTCTCGACGTCGCCGATCGCCACGCGCGCCAGTCGCCCGAAGACAAGCTGGCCCGGCTGCAGGCCGCGCACGCCGAAGGCCGCATCACCCTCGCCGTGGGCGACGGCAGCAACGACGCTCCGCTGCTGGCCGGGGCCGACGTCTCCGCCGCGCTGGCCTCGGGCACCGAGCTGGCGCAAAGCCACGCCGACCTGCTGCTGCTCGACGGCCACCTCGGCAGCCTCGCCGATGCCCGCGCGATCGCACGCCAGCTGCAGCGGGTGATCCGGCAAGGTCGGCACTGGTCGCTGTGGTACAACCTGGCCGCGGTGCCGTTCGCCGCCTTCGGCCTGGTGACGCCATGGCTGGCCGCGATCGGCATGTCACTGAGCTCGCTGCTGGTGGTGCTGTACGCGCTGCGCGTGGGCTGCGGCGCCCCCGGCCCGGTCGATGCTCCGCACCCGCCACTGCACCCGCGCGAGTTGCACGCATGA
- the ccoS gene encoding cbb3-type cytochrome oxidase assembly protein CcoS, with product MNILLVLIPVTLLIVGVGVWLFFWAVNHQQFDDLDSPAALPLLDEPPEPAPPAEPPKHDPTEPP from the coding sequence ATGAACATCCTGCTGGTGCTGATCCCGGTCACCCTGCTGATCGTGGGGGTCGGGGTGTGGCTGTTCTTCTGGGCCGTCAATCACCAACAGTTCGACGACCTGGACAGTCCGGCGGCACTGCCGCTGCTGGACGAACCGCCCGAGCCGGCGCCGCCCGCGGAACCCCCAAAGCACGATCCCACCGAACCGCCGTAG
- a CDS encoding phospholipase D-like domain-containing protein encodes MPTPLTPATPSRLLAEQALSRAAGAPLLSGNAVDLLIDATAHYEAWLAAICGARQRVLLENYIIRDDEVGRAFRDALVERARAGVFVAVVVDWLGCLGQSGRAFWAPLRAAGGEVRVFNPLQLGEPLGWVSRDHRKLLVVDGELGFLSGVCISAKWLGDPARGVPPWRDTGVALRGPAVAELEAAFAQSWGETGAALRPFAEAPEPAMPAAHVSLRLIATQPSTAATYRLDQLIAAMARKTLWLTDAYFVGLAPYVQALVAAARDGVDVRLLVPGSSDIPIVAGMSRSGYRPLLKAGIRVFEWNGSMLHAKTAVADGQWARVGSSNLNIASWLGNRELDVAVEDAGFAGQLAAQYEQDLGNATEIVLASRRRRHGSGSRERVCRSKARVPHVRHAGGSSGRAAAGALRIANSVGAALANRRVLDDTGSGSLVIGTLVLGALAVVGFAWPAGIGWPLGALAAWFALNLGIRSWRVRKRRWRELRNADDD; translated from the coding sequence ATGCCCACGCCACTGACCCCTGCCACCCCGAGCCGCCTGCTGGCCGAACAGGCATTGAGCCGCGCCGCCGGCGCGCCGCTGCTCAGCGGCAACGCGGTGGACCTGCTGATCGATGCCACCGCCCATTACGAGGCCTGGCTGGCGGCAATCTGCGGTGCGCGCCAGCGCGTGCTGCTGGAAAACTACATCATCCGCGACGATGAAGTCGGGCGCGCCTTCCGCGATGCACTGGTCGAACGCGCCCGGGCGGGCGTGTTCGTCGCGGTGGTGGTCGACTGGCTGGGTTGCCTCGGACAATCGGGTCGTGCGTTCTGGGCACCGCTGCGCGCGGCCGGCGGCGAGGTGCGCGTGTTCAACCCGCTGCAGCTGGGCGAACCGCTGGGCTGGGTCAGCCGCGACCACCGCAAGCTGCTGGTGGTCGACGGTGAGCTCGGCTTCCTGTCCGGCGTATGCATCAGCGCGAAGTGGCTGGGCGACCCGGCGCGCGGCGTGCCGCCGTGGCGCGACACCGGCGTGGCGCTGCGCGGCCCGGCGGTGGCCGAACTGGAAGCGGCGTTCGCGCAGAGCTGGGGCGAAACCGGCGCGGCGCTGCGGCCGTTCGCGGAGGCCCCGGAGCCGGCCATGCCGGCCGCCCACGTGTCGCTGCGGCTGATCGCCACCCAGCCCTCCACCGCCGCGACGTACCGGCTCGATCAACTGATCGCCGCGATGGCGCGCAAGACGCTGTGGCTCACCGACGCCTACTTCGTGGGCCTCGCGCCGTACGTGCAGGCACTGGTCGCCGCCGCGCGCGACGGCGTGGACGTGCGCCTGCTGGTGCCCGGCAGCAGCGACATCCCGATCGTGGCCGGCATGTCGCGCTCGGGCTATCGGCCGCTGCTGAAGGCCGGCATCCGCGTGTTCGAATGGAACGGCTCGATGCTGCACGCCAAGACCGCGGTCGCCGACGGGCAATGGGCACGGGTCGGCTCATCCAACCTCAACATCGCCAGCTGGCTCGGCAACCGCGAACTCGATGTGGCGGTCGAGGACGCCGGCTTCGCCGGCCAGCTCGCCGCGCAATACGAACAGGATCTGGGCAACGCCACCGAAATCGTGCTGGCCTCGCGCCGCCGCCGGCACGGCAGCGGCAGCCGTGAACGGGTGTGCCGCAGCAAGGCGCGGGTGCCGCACGTGCGCCATGCCGGCGGCAGCTCCGGCCGTGCCGCCGCCGGCGCGCTGCGCATCGCCAACAGCGTCGGTGCCGCGCTGGCCAACCGGCGCGTGCTCGACGACACCGGCAGCGGCTCGCTGGTGATCGGTACCCTCGTGCTCGGCGCGCTGGCGGTGGTCGGGTTCGCCTGGCCGGCCGGGATCGGCTGGCCGCTCGGCGCCCTCGCCGCCTGGTTCGCGCTGAACCTCGGCATCCGCAGCTGGCGCGTGCGCAAGCGTCGCTGGCGTGAACTGCGCAACGCCGACGACGACTGA
- the xseA gene encoding exodeoxyribonuclease VII large subunit, which produces MSVPFDDAAPRHVLTPSSLNRLVRDLLGDALPQVWIEGELSNVARPASGHLYFTLKDSGAQVRCAMFKMKAATLRFRPVDGMQVLLRARVGLYEPRGEFQLVAEYMEPAGEGALQREFEQLKARLDAEGLFDAARKRALPTYARRIGVITSATGAAVRDVLSVLARRWPLADAEVLPVPVQGREAPPAIVAMLRKASASGRYDVLLLTRGGGSLEDLWAFNDEAVARAIHASAVPVVSAVGHEIDFSIADFVADLRAPTPSAAAELLVPDAVAVGHHLRQLRQRLATLQQRRLQALAQRVDHLFARLQAQRPQARLTRDRERLQHLRLRLAVVARERQQQRRMRLDRLHARLLAQHPRLRLPLLSRRLDEQQLRLRRAIAQILERRQTTLHHTGHALHAISPLATLDRGYAILFDTNGQVLRSAHGVAVDTRLRARLADGELPLRVSDD; this is translated from the coding sequence ATGTCCGTGCCTTTCGACGACGCCGCGCCACGCCACGTGCTCACCCCCAGCTCGCTCAACCGGCTGGTGCGCGACCTGCTGGGCGACGCGCTGCCGCAGGTGTGGATCGAGGGCGAGCTGTCGAACGTGGCCAGGCCGGCGTCGGGCCACCTGTACTTCACGCTGAAAGACAGCGGCGCCCAGGTGCGCTGCGCCATGTTCAAGATGAAGGCGGCCACACTGCGCTTCCGCCCGGTCGACGGCATGCAGGTGCTGCTGCGCGCCAGGGTTGGCCTGTACGAACCACGCGGCGAGTTCCAGCTGGTCGCCGAATACATGGAACCGGCCGGCGAAGGCGCGCTGCAACGCGAATTCGAGCAACTCAAGGCCCGGCTCGACGCCGAAGGCCTGTTCGACGCCGCGCGCAAGCGCGCCCTGCCCACCTACGCACGGCGCATCGGTGTGATCACCTCGGCCACCGGTGCGGCGGTGCGCGATGTGCTGAGTGTGCTGGCGCGCCGCTGGCCGCTGGCCGACGCGGAAGTGCTGCCGGTGCCGGTACAGGGCCGCGAGGCGCCGCCGGCGATCGTGGCGATGCTGCGCAAGGCCTCGGCCAGCGGCCGTTACGACGTGCTGCTGCTGACCCGCGGCGGCGGCTCGCTGGAAGACCTGTGGGCGTTCAACGACGAAGCCGTGGCGCGCGCGATCCACGCCAGTGCGGTGCCGGTGGTCTCCGCAGTCGGCCACGAGATCGACTTCAGCATCGCCGATTTCGTCGCCGACCTGCGCGCCCCCACGCCCTCGGCAGCCGCCGAACTGCTGGTGCCCGACGCGGTGGCGGTCGGCCACCACCTGCGGCAGCTGCGCCAGCGCCTGGCCACCCTGCAGCAACGCCGCCTGCAGGCGCTGGCGCAACGCGTCGACCATCTGTTCGCGCGGCTGCAGGCACAGCGCCCGCAGGCGCGCCTGACGCGCGACCGCGAACGCCTGCAGCACCTGCGCCTGCGTCTGGCCGTGGTGGCGCGCGAACGGCAACAGCAGCGCCGCATGCGCCTCGACCGCCTGCACGCGCGCCTGCTGGCGCAACATCCCCGCCTGCGCCTGCCGCTGCTCAGCCGCCGGCTGGATGAGCAGCAATTGCGCCTGCGTCGCGCCATCGCGCAGATCCTCGAACGCCGGCAGACAACGCTGCACCACACCGGCCATGCGCTGCACGCAATCAGCCCGCTGGCCACGCTCGATCGCGGCTACGCCATCCTGTTCGACACGAACGGCCAGGTGCTGCGCTCGGCCCACGGTGTCGCCGTGGATACGCGGTTGCGCGCACGCCTCGCCGACGGTGAGCTGCCGCTGCGGGTCAGCGACGACTGA